In a genomic window of Patescibacteria group bacterium:
- a CDS encoding RNHCP domain-containing protein, with translation MKRFTRNREDFTCEYCGKSVAGNGYTNHCPSCLYSKHVDNNPGDRENKCGGLMEPIDVEVKSMHYVITHKCIKCHKEKRNRSSKDDSIDAILEIMQSKNSRGR, from the coding sequence ATGAAGAGGTTTACTCGTAATAGGGAAGACTTTACCTGTGAATATTGTGGTAAAAGTGTAGCTGGTAATGGCTATACTAATCATTGTCCAAGTTGTCTTTATAGCAAGCACGTGGATAATAATCCAGGTGATAGAGAAAATAAATGCGGAGGTTTAATGGAGCCAATTGATGTTGAAGTTAAATCAATGCATTATGTTATTACCCATAAGTGTATTAAATGTCATAAAGAAAAGAGAAATCGTTCTTCTAAGGATGATTCCATTGATGCTATTTTAGAAATTATGCAATCTAAAAATTCACGAGGAAGGTGA